The Mangrovivirga cuniculi genomic sequence AATTACTAATAACAATTAATATATAATGGAAGGTACAGTTAAGTTTTTTAATGAAACCAAAGGTTTCGGTTTCATTAAACCATCAGATTCAAGTGAAGACATTTTCGTACACGCATCAGGTTTGATCGATGAGATCAGAGAAGATGATCACGTAGAGTTCGAACTTGAGCAAGGAAGAAAAGGCATGAATGCAGTAAATGTTCGAGTTATTGATTAATAACTCCTCTAGTTTATATATTCAAAGTCATTACAAAAGCAGCCTCTGGCTGCTTTTTTTATTTAATTGCGGATTGATATTTCGCTGCTAAATCTTATTTATCCATATTGTCTGCCTCCCAGGCCCTGACTTTTTTATTTGCTGCATCAAAAAGCCTGATGTAGTTTTCCTTGGTTACTTTATTTTTAGCTTCAGTATTTAATTTATCCCAAAGAGGTTGATACATCTTATATACTGCCAAATACATATCTTTCGAATCAGGAGCTACAACGTCAGTTCCAAATAAAAACCTGTCAGGATACTTATTTAT encodes the following:
- a CDS encoding cold-shock protein; its protein translation is MMEGTVKFFNETKGFGFIKPSDSSEDIFVHASGLIDEIREDDHVEFELEQGRKGMNAVNVRVID